The following proteins are encoded in a genomic region of Sphingobacteriales bacterium:
- a CDS encoding NAD-dependent epimerase/dehydratase family protein yields MPKAIVTGAAGHIGYNVAKLLLSKNYDVHLLIRSSNVNIAELEELGAKVFPCNLFEVDSYAPVIQDADVFFHLAAENTTSMSNVSRILENTDKLTQVVLNACHESQVKTVIYTSSVVVIGRSPDAHKLLTENDVNAFAESPYVQGKLQAEQFVERFIQDKNADIRRVYPSWVVGSGDARLTPPHKVIKDFLQKGTPVYFDGGISIADVEEVAKGHVAAYEKGRPKEKYILSGENITFKQFYELLSANSRQKMPRLKLPKWMIFTASWIFSRLFKLMGKEFPISPQYVRSVVGTFSWYDCRKAQQELGYQIKPVSEILRYAVADVNKKILGVHSLGKKTRHCERSEAITSDGFVPRHDEGSGILLITGVPGWLGNRMVDILINGDRFGNWQSNRKVRVMLEPRFKGLLSLPANYEIVYADITRKQQVSEVVKGVTAVFHLAGAIYPKQVDVLYKVNELGTKNLVDACIENNIRRFVFMSTDSTCGHGTKDKRVFDEHTQPVPYKNYGKSKWLAEEYILKKTREGKLDGTSLRGFWFFGPFAPDRQLNFVHMFYWPRQIVFGNGKNLRSISHTDNIIEAFFQAENNPATFGHWYWIGNDTPHPTVDAIYGAIANALHVPYKPLYISKTLCRCFEWLDTVLGKFNYIHPTVQAAGKFDYDIAGDSDKAKRDFGYHPRVTLEDAAKELKEMTS; encoded by the coding sequence ATGCCAAAAGCGATTGTCACCGGAGCTGCAGGACACATTGGATACAATGTGGCTAAACTCCTATTGTCTAAAAACTATGATGTACACCTGCTCATACGGAGCAGCAATGTGAATATTGCGGAGTTGGAAGAACTTGGCGCAAAAGTATTTCCCTGCAATTTATTTGAGGTAGATTCCTATGCGCCTGTCATACAGGATGCGGATGTCTTCTTTCATCTGGCAGCGGAAAATACCACGTCCATGAGTAACGTGTCCCGCATTTTAGAAAATACGGATAAGCTGACACAGGTCGTGTTAAATGCCTGCCATGAATCTCAGGTGAAGACAGTTATCTATACCAGTTCGGTTGTGGTGATTGGCAGGAGCCCGGATGCTCATAAATTATTGACGGAAAATGATGTCAATGCATTTGCGGAAAGCCCGTATGTGCAGGGGAAATTGCAGGCGGAACAATTTGTAGAACGGTTTATTCAGGATAAGAATGCAGACATACGCCGAGTCTATCCTTCCTGGGTGGTGGGCAGCGGCGATGCCAGACTGACACCGCCACATAAGGTCATTAAGGATTTCTTACAAAAGGGCACACCTGTCTATTTTGACGGTGGCATTTCCATTGCTGATGTGGAAGAGGTTGCAAAAGGGCATGTAGCAGCTTATGAAAAAGGCCGTCCCAAAGAAAAATATATCCTTTCCGGTGAGAATATCACGTTCAAGCAATTTTATGAATTGCTGTCTGCCAACAGCCGACAGAAGATGCCCAGGCTGAAACTGCCGAAGTGGATGATCTTTACCGCATCCTGGATATTCAGCAGGTTGTTTAAACTGATGGGAAAAGAATTTCCAATCAGTCCGCAGTATGTCCGGTCTGTGGTGGGCACTTTTTCCTGGTATGATTGCCGCAAGGCACAGCAAGAACTTGGCTATCAGATAAAGCCGGTATCAGAAATATTGAGATATGCCGTGGCAGATGTCAATAAAAAAATCTTAGGCGTGCATTCATTGGGTAAGAAGACACGTCATTGCGAACGAAGTGAAGCAATCACATCAGATGGCTTCGTACCTCGCCATGACGAGGGTTCAGGAATTCTTCTCATCACAGGCGTTCCGGGTTGGCTCGGAAACCGTATGGTTGACATCCTGATTAACGGAGACCGATTCGGCAACTGGCAAAGTAATCGAAAGGTGCGTGTCATGCTGGAGCCCAGGTTCAAAGGATTGTTATCCCTTCCGGCGAATTATGAAATTGTGTATGCGGATATCACCCGGAAGCAACAGGTGTCGGAAGTTGTCAAAGGCGTGACTGCTGTCTTCCATCTTGCCGGGGCCATTTATCCCAAACAGGTGGACGTGTTGTACAAGGTAAATGAACTAGGCACTAAGAATTTGGTGGATGCCTGCATAGAAAACAATATCCGCCGATTTGTCTTCATGTCTACAGATTCCACCTGCGGACACGGTACTAAAGACAAACGTGTCTTTGATGAACATACACAGCCAGTACCTTACAAGAATTATGGTAAGAGCAAATGGCTGGCAGAGGAATATATCTTAAAGAAAACCAGGGAAGGGAAGTTGGACGGCACTTCACTCCGTGGCTTCTGGTTCTTTGGGCCTTTTGCGCCGGATCGTCAGCTGAACTTCGTCCACATGTTTTACTGGCCGAGACAGATTGTATTCGGCAACGGCAAAAATCTGCGCAGCATTTCTCACACGGATAATATCATCGAAGCATTTTTTCAGGCTGAAAATAATCCAGCCACATTTGGTCATTGGTACTGGATTGGAAATGATACACCGCATCCTACAGTGGATGCCATCTATGGTGCGATAGCAAATGCGCTGCATGTTCCGTATAAGCCACTGTATATTTCCAAAACCCTATGCCGATGTTTCGAATGGCTGGATACGGTTTTAGGTAAATTCAATTACATACATCCAACCGTACAGGCTGCCGGTAAATTTGATTATGACATTGCAGGAGATAGTGATAAGGCCAAACGCGATTTTGGTTACCACCCAAGAGTGACACTGGAAGACGCCGCAAAAGAATTGAAAGAGATGACTTCTTAA
- a CDS encoding acyltransferase: MEWKEAVILALNLAIFVTIAILFLMGNSDYRLKNIYLPQFDGFRGFFCFTILIIHHHFYYVNIPSNIGYFTMHSFFIMSSFLITRTLMIDKKRSDSFKTFFVKFYIKRTLRIFPVYFAYLAFTVFIALLTARTLYKPILGIFYEIKYFGWMLLSFTYNFKDLYCLFTGDIYNKSLVFPHLWSLSLEEQFYIIVPFMIYFMSEKAIKRLCIAMIILFPIIRIIGFNWLGTLTDDNMHRSFILYRCTIFQYDAFFYGTALALFDVKWSDITMNRVFYLLLFIFILTVPVNGWILHQRTGENFIHIITSYEFMTRNGQYIYIDTLVNLLCVSFFYICFKDETRFNFFKNRFIVDVGARITYSSYVYQYIFIIPVLIFIKPYIDSTHGIVQFTYELVSILLSISCLLLLSHFSYNSLESHFLKKKDKYLAKYKK; the protein is encoded by the coding sequence GTGGAGTGGAAAGAAGCAGTTATTTTAGCACTAAATTTAGCTATATTCGTAACCATTGCAATTCTGTTTTTGATGGGCAACAGCGACTACCGTTTAAAGAATATCTATCTGCCGCAATTTGACGGGTTCAGGGGTTTCTTTTGTTTTACCATCCTGATCATCCACCATCATTTCTATTACGTAAATATCCCATCCAATATCGGATACTTTACGATGCACAGCTTCTTCATCATGTCGTCCTTCTTGATAACCAGAACACTGATGATAGACAAAAAGCGATCGGACAGTTTCAAGACCTTTTTTGTGAAATTTTACATCAAACGGACACTTCGGATTTTTCCGGTATATTTTGCCTATCTGGCGTTTACGGTTTTTATTGCACTACTGACAGCGCGAACGCTGTATAAGCCTATCTTAGGTATTTTCTATGAAATAAAGTATTTCGGATGGATGCTGTTGTCATTTACGTATAACTTTAAGGATTTATATTGTCTGTTTACCGGAGATATCTATAATAAATCACTGGTATTTCCGCATTTATGGTCCTTATCCCTGGAGGAACAGTTTTACATCATAGTTCCGTTTATGATCTATTTTATGAGCGAGAAAGCCATCAAGCGGCTGTGCATAGCCATGATTATCCTGTTCCCGATCATCCGCATCATCGGCTTTAATTGGCTGGGAACACTGACGGATGATAATATGCACCGCTCTTTTATCTTATACCGTTGCACCATCTTCCAGTATGATGCGTTCTTTTACGGCACCGCCCTGGCATTATTTGATGTCAAATGGAGTGATATCACGATGAACCGCGTATTTTACCTGCTGCTCTTCATCTTCATACTGACAGTCCCCGTAAATGGCTGGATACTGCATCAGCGTACAGGAGAGAATTTTATCCATATCATTACCAGCTATGAATTCATGACCCGGAACGGCCAGTATATTTACATTGATACGTTGGTTAATCTGCTTTGTGTCAGCTTCTTTTATATCTGTTTCAAGGACGAAACCCGTTTTAATTTCTTCAAAAACAGGTTCATTGTCGATGTGGGAGCTAGAATCACCTACAGCTCCTACGTTTATCAGTACATATTCATTATTCCCGTGCTGATATTCATTAAACCCTATATTGACAGTACACACGGCATCGTTCAGTTCACCTATGAGTTGGTTTCCATTCTTTTATCCATATCTTGCTTGCTCTTGTTGTCACATTTCAGCTACAACAGCCTGGAGAGTCATTTCCTGAAAAAGAAAGATAAGTATCTGGCCAAATACAAGAAATAA
- a CDS encoding thiazole synthase gives MQKNLQIAGKDFSSRLFLGTGKFGSPLTMQESVIASGTELVTMALKRIDLKNQSDSILTYLKNTTVNLLPNTSGVRTAKEAIFAAQAAREALETNWIKLEIHPDPRYLMPDPIETLKATEELVKLGFIVLPYIHADPVLCKRLEEVGTHAVMPLGAPIGSNKGLASLEFLKIIIEQSNVPVVVDAGIGAPSQAAQAMELGADAVLVNTAIAVASHPVQMAEAFRLALMAGRMAYEAKLASVASAAHASSPLDALLDG, from the coding sequence GTGCAAAAGAATTTACAAATTGCAGGAAAAGATTTTTCTTCCCGCCTGTTTCTGGGTACCGGTAAATTCGGCTCTCCGCTAACCATGCAGGAATCCGTAATCGCTTCGGGTACGGAGCTTGTGACGATGGCATTAAAACGCATCGACTTAAAAAATCAGTCCGATTCTATTTTGACGTATCTGAAGAACACTACGGTGAATCTGCTGCCGAATACCAGCGGTGTGCGAACAGCCAAAGAAGCCATCTTTGCGGCGCAGGCGGCGCGTGAGGCACTGGAAACGAACTGGATTAAACTGGAAATACATCCCGACCCCAGATACCTGATGCCAGACCCGATTGAAACCCTCAAGGCCACCGAAGAACTGGTAAAACTGGGTTTTATCGTCTTACCTTACATTCATGCAGATCCCGTTCTGTGCAAACGGTTGGAAGAAGTCGGCACACATGCCGTGATGCCTTTGGGTGCGCCTATCGGCAGCAACAAAGGACTGGCATCTCTGGAATTCTTAAAAATCATCATTGAACAAAGCAATGTTCCTGTCGTGGTGGATGCCGGTATCGGAGCACCCTCGCAGGCTGCACAGGCTATGGAACTGGGGGCAGACGCCGTTCTGGTGAATACAGCCATTGCAGTAGCCAGTCATCCGGTTCAGATGGCGGAAGCCTTTAGACTAGCACTGATGGCTGGACGAATGGCCTATGAGGCTAAGTTGGCATCCGTTGCATCCGCTGCACATGCCAGCAGTCCGCTGGATGCCTTATTAGACGGATGA
- a CDS encoding lipocalin family protein encodes MNNLIFSFLLCLITVSGLAKSSVDNLSEQQIKTLLCHKWKLTTLEGKGKKMDIPASSPEVILHFLSNGTLQEKAGDKAYKGTWTYDHSKLTVTTVDKDGTELHTIVDISDDKLRMKTKFMGVPVIYGMQRMD; translated from the coding sequence ATGAATAATCTAATTTTCTCTTTCTTACTCTGCCTTATCACCGTATCCGGGTTAGCCAAATCGTCTGTTGATAATTTATCGGAACAGCAAATCAAGACCCTGCTTTGTCATAAATGGAAACTTACCACACTGGAAGGTAAAGGCAAGAAGATGGATATTCCCGCCTCTTCTCCGGAAGTCATCCTGCATTTTTTATCGAACGGAACACTGCAGGAAAAGGCAGGTGACAAAGCGTATAAAGGAACCTGGACTTACGACCATTCCAAACTAACCGTTACGACAGTAGATAAAGATGGGACCGAACTGCATACTATCGTGGATATTTCAGACGATAAACTGCGCATGAAAACCAAGTTTATGGGTGTGCCCGTCATATATGGGATGCAGCGAATGGATTAA